The region GATATTCATCTAGAGTTGTTGCACCGATACAGCGCAACTCACCTCGCGCTAACATAGGCTTGAGCAGATTACTAGCATCCATGGAGCCTTGAGTCGCACCCGCACCAACTACAGTATGAATTTCATCGATAAAGAGGATAAATTGACCGCTTGATTCTGTAACTTCCTTAAGAACAGCCTTCAATCTTTCTTCAAATTCTCCGCGATATTTTGCCCCTGCAATCAAGGCTCCCATATCAAGAGCAATCAGCTTCCGATTTTGGAGTGATTCAGGTACATCTCCGCTAAGGATACGTTGCGCTAAACCTTCCGCGATCGCCGTTTTACCCACCCCTGGTTCACCGATTAAGACAGGATTGTTTTTAGTGCGGCGCGACAAAATCTGAATTGTGCGACGAATTTCATCATCGCGCCCAATTACAGGATCAAGCTTGCCTTCACGGGCTAATTCGGTGAGATCGCGACCATATTTAGTCAACGCTTCATACTTATTCTCAGGAGACTGGTCAGACACTTTTTGTTTGCCTCGGACTTGCTGAATTACATTACGGAGCTTGGCTTCATCGAGTCCCATTTCCTGATAGAGAGCTTTCCCGAAGCGATCATCTTTGCAGTAGGGGAGCAAGATATGCTCGATGGAGATAAAATCATCACCAAAACTTTTACGTTCCTTTTCGGCGCGATCAAATAGTACTTCTAAATTTTTGCCCAAGTACACAGAACTATTGGAACTCGATACTTTGGGCTGACGATTGATAAACTCATCGGTGCGATCGCGCAATTTTTGAATATTGATCCCCGCCTTACTAAAGATGCTAGCTGCTAGCCCTTCTTCTTCTAATATTGCTTTAAGTAAATGCTCTGGCTCGATCTGTTGTTGCTGAGCCGCTTTCACCACATCGGGTGTCCTTGCGATCGCAGCCCATGCTTTTTCGGTAAATTGATTGGGATTAGTTGGTTGCATCGCCAGTTACCTCCTGTGGTTTAAAAGTCTGTAAATATCTTAAAGCGTAAGGCTTTTAAACGGGATCGGTTCTACATAGATAAAGGGTGCGTGTTTCCGTACATTGGGATTACATTTACCTGTTACAGTACGTCAGCTAAGGTGACTTTTGTTCTAAGCATATGTGCGATCGCTTGATTGCTTGCTGACAGGTTTAAGAGTATTGCGATCGCCGTTTAGCTTGATGGGCGCACAACTCTAATGAGATTACCTTGTAGAGATTATTGTATAGAGATCGCTTCGTTAATTCGGGTTGCCATTCGAGGGCGATCGCTGCTATTGGTTAGGCAGCCTCGTTATTTGCACGTATTACGACGGCAATTTCTTCGGGGTAGGCTTCGGCGTAAGTCCATGCGTTGACGAGATCGGCGGCGGTGATGTGGGGATAGTCTTGTAGCAGTTGGGCTTCGGTTATACCCAATTGTTGGGCTTCGACTAGTAACCAAACTGCTATTCGGGTTCCTGCAATGCAAGCTTCTCCTCCACAAACTCCTGCCGTTTTGGTGATTCCTTTACCGCTTTTAGTTATGTTTTTGGTGAGCCGTTGGATAATTGCGGCTCGGTCGGTGAGTGATATGTTGAGAAATTGATGTTCGATTTCTTGAGTGGTCATGGCGATCGCAGGTAATTAGAATTATGCTTATTGTAGCAATCTGACTGATGAAGAGCGGGCGATCGCCTATTCATTTCGTTGGTAAAATCGACTCTTGCTTGTTGATAGGTTTATGAGTATTGCGATCTCACCTCACAAATTGCTGTAACAAATATCTATAAATGGGATTGGATTGAGCTTGTTTACCATCTTTTCTTGCTATGCCAGCCAAAGACATTTAAGTTGTTGGTTATTAATACAATGCAGGAGGAAGTTTTACAATGGATAGACTAGACAAATATCGCATTGCTATCAAGAAAATTTTAACTGAATATCATAGCTGGGCTTCTAACTCTAATATTAGAGATAGAGAGAATTGTCTAGTTTTTGATGATGTTCGCGATCAATATTTTTGGTTTTTAATGGGTTGGCAAGGGCAGAGGAAATATAGGAATATTCAGGTACATATCCGTATTAAGAATCAAAAAATTTATATTGAAGAGGATTGGACTGAGGAGGGGATTGCTAATGAGTTGTTAACGGAAGGTATTCCTAAGTCTGATATTGTTTTGGCTTTTCATGATCCTGAGACTCGGAAGTTAACAGAGTTTGCTGTAGCTTAACTGTTGGATAAGATGTAAAATGATTAATACAGTTTGCTAAAACGTTATGAGGATTGACATCTGTGATCGTCAAAGAGTTAGAACAGCAACTTCTCGCCCTTAGACCTAGTGAAAAGGTGCAGGTGATCCAGTTACTTGCTCAAAGTTTGGGTAGTAATTGGCAGGGAATTGAGAAAACACCTAAAGTTTGTGGTGGTCAGGCTTGCATTGCGAATACAAGAATTCCTGTTTGGGTGCTGGTAGAGGCTCGCCGTTTGGGATATAGCGATCTTGATTTATTGACAAGCTATCCAACGATTACGGCTACGGATTTAGCGAATGCTTGGGTATATGCGGCGGCTCATAGGGATGAGATTGATTTGGTAATCGAGGAGAATGAGGCGGCTTAGGAGATGGTACGGTTTTATGCGGATGAGCAGTTTCCATTTCAAGTTGTGGAATTATTGAGAAATCTTGGTTATGATGTTTTGACGGTGCAAGAAGCGGGAAATGCTAATCAACGGATACCTGATGATCAGGTGTTGATGTTTGCGATAAGTCAAGAGCGCTCAATTTTGACTATCAATAGAATTGACTTCATTCGTTTGCATCGTCATGATGATAATCATTTCGGGGTTGTTGTATGTACAAATAATCGTAATTGGGAACAGTTTGCTGAAAGGATCGATGGGACGGTGAGAGCAGAGGAGTCGTTACAAGGAAAGTTGATTCGGGTGGTACGCCCGTCTGTTTAAATTAGCGATCTCGCTTATTCATTTCACGGGTAAAATCGCTTGATTGCTTGCTGACAGGTCTATGGGTATAGCGATCGCATTGTCGCCACGCTTATCATGCAACGGCAAATCCTGTATATTGACGAACTTTTGGGTGACGAAATCCAAGGACAATATCATTCTTAGATACACCTGCATCTATCAAGTCAGTTACTATACCTTCTTCCGTATCATCATACTGAATCCAGATTTTGTCATTGACTAAACTTAGATGAATAGGAGTACTGTGAAGGTATCGGTCATCGTTCCAGCCAATGTCGAGAACTAGATATTGTCCACGCTCATCATCAAATAATACTTGAGATGTATAAGCATCAGGTATTGTAGAGCGATAGTCGGCGTGATTTTGGAGTACTTGTTGAATAATCTGACGATATTTTAATTGGGTATCCATTGGACAATTACCTCACTTTCATCATCGAAAACAATTAGCTTGATAATCTGATTTGTAAGTAGTATCTGCCCTAATTGTATCGTGAATATGCTGTTGAAGGTTAGGCGGGAGACTGCAAGATAGAGATCGCGCTCAATTTTTGTTTCGTTGAGAATTTGGCGATATAGGATGTACTGTCCTAAAGCTTGTTCTAAATCCTTAACATCAGACTGACCTACAAAGCTTTTTACTTCTACAACAATTTTTTGGATACCTTTTTCAGCACTGATGAGACGTTCTGCTCCTAAGTCCGCAGATAAACGCTTTTTCCCAATTTGCAATGGAAATGGATCGTGGGTAATTGTCCAGCCATCTTTTTCTAGGGCTGTTTTGACAGTATTGTGATAAATGTCTCTTGCTGGCACAAGTTAAAACTGTGAAGTTGTATGTGTCAGTATACGCGATCGCTTGATTGCTTGCTGATTTGTGTATGAGTATGGAGATCGCCTATTCATTTCACGGATAAAATTGCCTCTTGTTTGTTGACAGGTTTATGAGTGTTGCGATCTCGTCTTTATCAAGAGCTATAATAAAAACATCGCGTTTGAATTAATAATTTAGTCAATCAGAGTAAATTTATGACTGCAACACTTGTCAAACCGTCATTACTAATTCATGAGATTTGCGTTGAGAAATTTGGCAATCTCAATCTGTTTAAGTTTAGCGATCGCCTACAGGATCGGATGGAGTTGCTTCTAGAGAAAAGAAAAGTAGAACCGCTTTCTGTTGAAGAGATTCCTGAGTTAGAAACCATTGGGGAACTAGATCAGATTTTTACACATATGAATGCAATGCTGGCTGCCCAAAATATTAATCTTTAATTTAGCTGAATTTTTGTTGCTGGGTAAAAATTAGGAAGCCAGAAAAATGGTACAAAGTAATATTGCAGTCATTATTTCTCATTTACAGGTTGTGGGCGATTTACCTGTTGAAATTTTGCCCAATTATATATTCCGATCTGCAACAGATACTGAAGTAGAACAAATCAAAAAAATTGTAAAGGAGTCTTTACCGTATAAGAGAACTACATGGGTTCCATATGATGCAGAAGTAGTAGAAACAATCAACTCGCTTGGACACAAAACATATGTTCATGAACCTTTACCAAAAGAAAGATGGAAATATTGGGTAATTTCATTTGAAGGGCAAAATGAGAGAATTCATGAATTTCAATTGTTATCACGACTTCTGCCAATTAATTTTGAAATTGGATCACAACTTATATACGATGGTGAAACAATGGGACATATTTTAATGTCTCCATATGCAGCTTTGCGCTACAGCGATTGGGAACAAGCTTTCGGTAAACCTGAGATTATCACCACAATACAAATTGCATTTATTGGAGAGCTTTATGAAATGTACCAAAACCTACCAGACCAATTCAATTTTGTGAGAATAGCTGTTCAGAATTTTTCTTCTCTTCGTGATATCTCTAATGGTTCTGATCTAGTGATCGTAGGGCTATTCGCAATTATTGAGTCCCTAATTACTCATGCACCTCGACTCTCAGAATCACTAGACTCGATTAACCATCAAATTACAAATAAAATTATCCTACTTCGCAAACGATTTTCTAGAGACGTATTACCAAAAGCATATTTTATGGATGCTCCAGAAGACAAAATATGGAAAAAGTTATACAGTTATCGCAGCGCTGTCGCACATGGTACACCAGTGAACTTTGACGGAGATCATAAAATACTAAAAGATAGAATTACTGTGATTAAGTTTCTACAAGATAATATCAAAGAATTAATTATTTTGGGACTTAAAGAGCCTGAGTTTTTATATGATTTACGCAAGTGTTAAGTTTTATCCTTTGTTTTATTTTGTGTGAATATGTAATTGCCGTTTGGTGTTTTTATTGGTGGGGTGATCGCTGTTTATGGGAATGGATAGGCGATCGCTGTTTGGTTGATTCTTAGAGGGGCGATCGCTGTTTGTTGAGATTGGAGAGGCGATCGCTGGTTATAGGGATGGAGAGGCGATCGCTGTTTGGTTTGTTCTTTTGAGAGGCGATCGCTCTTTATGAGGATGGATAGGCGATCGCTATATTGTGTAGAGATTGCGGATAAGTTATGATAAATACGACTCATTTGAGGATATTCGCCATCATGAAAGAATCATTTACCGCCGTTATCAAGCAATCTAACAACTGGTGGATTGGCTGGATTGAAGAAATATCAGGCGTAAATTGTCAAGAATCCACAAAAGAAGAACTTCTAGAAAGTTTACGGATAACTTTAAAAGAAGCGCTAGACTTCAATCGTTATGAAGCAATAGAAGCTGATGGAGATGTTTATGAAGAAGAATTAATAGCACTATGAAGCGTTCTGATTTG is a window of Pseudanabaena sp. BC1403 DNA encoding:
- a CDS encoding DUF5615 family PIN-like protein codes for the protein MVRFYADEQFPFQVVELLRNLGYDVLTVQEAGNANQRIPDDQVLMFAISQERSILTINRIDFIRLHRHDDNHFGVVVCTNNRNWEQFAERIDGTVRAEESLQGKLIRVVRPSV
- a CDS encoding element excision factor XisH family protein codes for the protein MPARDIYHNTVKTALEKDGWTITHDPFPLQIGKKRLSADLGAERLISAEKGIQKIVVEVKSFVGQSDVKDLEQALGQYILYRQILNETKIERDLYLAVSRLTFNSIFTIQLGQILLTNQIIKLIVFDDESEVIVQWIPN
- a CDS encoding HEPN domain-containing protein, with the protein product MVQSNIAVIISHLQVVGDLPVEILPNYIFRSATDTEVEQIKKIVKESLPYKRTTWVPYDAEVVETINSLGHKTYVHEPLPKERWKYWVISFEGQNERIHEFQLLSRLLPINFEIGSQLIYDGETMGHILMSPYAALRYSDWEQAFGKPEIITTIQIAFIGELYEMYQNLPDQFNFVRIAVQNFSSLRDISNGSDLVIVGLFAIIESLITHAPRLSESLDSINHQITNKIILLRKRFSRDVLPKAYFMDAPEDKIWKKLYSYRSAVAHGTPVNFDGDHKILKDRITVIKFLQDNIKELIILGLKEPEFLYDLRKC
- a CDS encoding XisI protein, whose translation is MDRLDKYRIAIKKILTEYHSWASNSNIRDRENCLVFDDVRDQYFWFLMGWQGQRKYRNIQVHIRIKNQKIYIEEDWTEEGIANELLTEGIPKSDIVLAFHDPETRKLTEFAVA
- a CDS encoding DUF433 domain-containing protein: MIVKELEQQLLALRPSEKVQVIQLLAQSLGSNWQGIEKTPKVCGGQACIANTRIPVWVLVEARRLGYSDLDLLTSYPTITATDLANAWVYAAAHRDEIDLVIEENEAA
- a CDS encoding DUF433 domain-containing protein, whose amino-acid sequence is MTTQEIEHQFLNISLTDRAAIIQRLTKNITKSGKGITKTAGVCGGEACIAGTRIAVWLLVEAQQLGITEAQLLQDYPHITAADLVNAWTYAEAYPEEIAVVIRANNEAA
- a CDS encoding XisI protein, producing the protein MDTQLKYRQIIQQVLQNHADYRSTIPDAYTSQVLFDDERGQYLVLDIGWNDDRYLHSTPIHLSLVNDKIWIQYDDTEEGIVTDLIDAGVSKNDIVLGFRHPKVRQYTGFAVA